The Terriglobales bacterium genome segment GCAAGAGGAACTTCCAGCTCCGGAGATCGTCCTCGGAGAATGCCGACGCGGCAGATCCGACCGCCGCTAGCCCGCCGCGGCTCGTGACGTAGGCGACAGCCGAGAAATACCTCTGAGGCGCGGCCGGAGCCAGCGTCCAGGACGCGCCACCGTCATCGCTGAGAGCCAGGTTGGCGCCGCCCTGCTCGGGGTGCTGGTAGTCGCCGCCGGCGATCACGCCGTGGCGGGCATCACGGAAGGCGATGGAGAAGATCCCGGAGGAAGCACTGCCGTGCACGATGGGAGTCTCCGCCGCCTGCCAGGAGAGGCCGCGGTCGCGGGAGCGGAAGACGCGCGCCGTCGCGCTTCCGGTCGCGAACCACACGCTCTTCGCGCCCTGGGTGGCGATGCAGGTGCCGCTGGCGGCGAACAGGGCCTCGCTGTCGCGCGCAGCGGGCCCGGCCAGCATCTCCCAGTTGCGGCCGCCGTTGGAGGTCGCGACGAGCTGGAAGTGTCCGCCCACCGGATCGCCCACCGCGATGCCGTGCTGCTCATCCCAGAAGGCCATGCAGTCGAGGAAGCCTTTGGGCTCGTGGTTGGTGAACTGCAGTTGCCAGTGAGCGCCGCGGTCCGAGGTCTTATAGATGCGCGACTGCTCGCCCGGCCCCGCCGCCAGCAGGTAGGCGGTGTCCCCGAACGCTTCCACGTCGCGGAAGTCGAGTGCCTCCGCGCCCGGAAGCTGCGCCGCGGTCCAGTGCAGGCCGCCGTCGGTGGTCACCAGGTAGGTGCCGTGCGTGCCGCTGGCCCAGACTTCCCTGGCGCTGGCGACGCTCACGCCGCGCAGCGACTCCTTCGAGTGACTCTCCTGCGGTTGCCACTGCGCCCACGCCGGCACGCCAGAGAGCATCAGGAGCAACGCCGATGAGATCAGGACCGTGCGCATACAAACGAAACGGCCGCCCTGGCAGGGGCGACCGTCTCTTCAAGGGAGAATAGTTCCAACGGAAGTTTTCAGGCGACCGTCAAAACTTTCTGGCGAAATCTTATGAGCCGGAAAGAGGGGGTGTCAAGGAATTTTTCCGAGATAAATGCTTTTGGTTTCAATGACTTACACGGGGTCGTAATTTTCACAGCGAAACCCGGCAAAACCCCAGTGTTTCCCGCGGTACCGCCTCTAAGCTCATGAGCGGACGCAAGTTATGGATGGCTAGCGCAGGTTCAGGCGGATGATCTCCACGTCGTCGGGGCGGTCGAAGAAGCGGTCGGGGTAGAGCCGCTTGATGAGCACGCGCAGCCCTCCGAAGGCGATGCCCACCACCAGCATGAACAGGAAGAGCAGCGCGACCAGGTAGATGATGTTGATGACCAGATTGGTGACGCTGTTCTTGGGGCCCAGGAAGGTGGGCTCGTTCCAGGTGACGTCGGCATCGTAGTTCACCGACTCCAGCAGGGAGCGCGCTTCGCTGGGCGAACTGGGGCCGGCGACCACCGCCACCAGCGGCCCGCTGCGCCGCGCCACGAACATATCGCCGCGGGGACGGTCGCCGCCCGCCGCAAAAGCCTGGATGGCGCGCAGGCGGTCGCCGGCGATCTGCGGCGTGGGGTACTGGATCACGGTGAGCGTGGCCGTGCCCGCGGAGGTGGTGTAGTCGCCGCTCACCGCCTCGGCGCTGCGCCCGAAGTCCACCAGTTGGGCGGGCAGCCGCGACTGCGCCTGTGCCAGCGCCTCGGGGCCTTCGATGTAGCGCACCGAGTTGCGGACGTATCCCTGCAGCGGCAGGTAGAGCGGCAGGATGGGGAGGGTGGCGGAACGGCGGCCAGGCGCGGGCAGGAGCTTGGCCAGTTCGCGCAGCGAGGCCGCCGACATGGCCGTCACCTTGTCCAGGCGGACGTCGACCACGATGTTGGCCTGCAGGAAGAGCACGTGCAGGCCCGCCGAGCCCGCCATGGTGCCGATCTTCTCCTCCACCATCCGCGGCTCGCGGTAGAAGAAGAACGCTCCCAGGGCGCCGCTGGCGTCGGTGAAGCGCGCCGCCTTCACCTGGATGCTGCGGCCCGGCTGGGTGTAGGTGGCCTCCTCGAAGTCGGTGAGGCCGTATTCCTTGAGCAGGGCGGCGTAAGCGGGATCGGCGGCCGCCGGGTCGGCGCCGGTGCGCCCTCCCGGGGCCTTCTGCCAGCCGGCGAACTCCGGCGGCAGCAGGGGCGCCGCGGGCTGCGCCGGCGCGGCCGCCAGTGGCACGGCCAGCAGCAAGATCGCCGCCAGGATGCTGAGGATGCGCCGCGTGGAAGGCATGCCATTCCCTTCTATTAGACTACCGCCGCGAGGGCAAAGGTTCCAGAGAGCAGGAGTTTGGAGTTGGCGCAAGATGGGCCCAAGGGGTGGGGTTGCCACCAGAGCAGCTCCGCTGACTACTAACTCCTAGCTACTAACTACTGCTCTTACGGCCCGTCTTCCTTGGGCGCCTTGGCGGCCACCTTGACCCCGCCCAAGCCGTTGGCGTAGCGGGCGATGCCCTTATAGAGCGCCTCGGCGATCTTCTGCCGATATTCCGGGGTCTTCAGCTTCTGTTCGTCCTTGGGGTTGCTGAGGAAGGAGATCTCCGCCAGCACCGAGGGCATGTTGGCGCCGATGAGCACCACGAAGGGGGCCTTCT includes the following:
- a CDS encoding YCF48-related protein, whose protein sequence is MRTVLISSALLLMLSGVPAWAQWQPQESHSKESLRGVSVASAREVWASGTHGTYLVTTDGGLHWTAAQLPGAEALDFRDVEAFGDTAYLLAAGPGEQSRIYKTSDRGAHWQLQFTNHEPKGFLDCMAFWDEQHGIAVGDPVGGHFQLVATSNGGRNWEMLAGPAARDSEALFAASGTCIATQGAKSVWFATGSATARVFRSRDRGLSWQAAETPIVHGSASSGIFSIAFRDARHGVIAGGDYQHPEQGGANLALSDDGGASWTLAPAAPQRYFSAVAYVTSRGGLAAVGSAASAFSEDDLRSWKFLL
- a CDS encoding DUF6599 family protein, giving the protein MPSTRRILSILAAILLLAVPLAAAPAQPAAPLLPPEFAGWQKAPGGRTGADPAAADPAYAALLKEYGLTDFEEATYTQPGRSIQVKAARFTDASGALGAFFFYREPRMVEEKIGTMAGSAGLHVLFLQANIVVDVRLDKVTAMSAASLRELAKLLPAPGRRSATLPILPLYLPLQGYVRNSVRYIEGPEALAQAQSRLPAQLVDFGRSAEAVSGDYTTSAGTATLTVIQYPTPQIAGDRLRAIQAFAAGGDRPRGDMFVARRSGPLVAVVAGPSSPSEARSLLESVNYDADVTWNEPTFLGPKNSVTNLVINIIYLVALLFLFMLVVGIAFGGLRVLIKRLYPDRFFDRPDDVEIIRLNLR